The following are from one region of the Strix uralensis isolate ZFMK-TIS-50842 chromosome 4, bStrUra1, whole genome shotgun sequence genome:
- the ACYP1 gene encoding acylphosphatase-1, which translates to MAEGEGLFSVDYEVSGRVQGVFFRKYTQKEAKRLGLVGWVQNTSHGTVQGQIQGPAARVREMQEWLRKIGSPQSCISQAEFSNEKKIVALEHQDFKILQ; encoded by the exons ATGGCGGAGGGCGAGGGCCTGTTCTCCGTGGACTACGAGGTGTCCGGCAGGGTGCAGGGCGTTTTCTTCCGCAAGTACACCCAG AAGGAGGCTAAGAGACTAGGACTCGTTGGTTGGGTCCAGAATACTAGCCACGGCACCGTGCAAGGACAAATTCAGGGTCCAGCTGCCAGGGTGCGGGAGATGCAGGAATGGCTCAGGAAGATAGGAAGTCCCCAGTCCTGCATCAGCCAAGCAGAGTTCAGCAATGAGAAGAAGATCGTGGCACTGGAGCACCAAGACTTCAAGATTTTGCAATAA